Proteins co-encoded in one Oreochromis aureus strain Israel breed Guangdong linkage group 3, ZZ_aureus, whole genome shotgun sequence genomic window:
- the LOC116315258 gene encoding E3 ubiquitin-protein ligase TRIM21-like: MSAASNLRSEDQFLCPICLDVFTDPVTTSCGHNFCKNCISQHWDISVMYQCPMCKETFNTRPQLRVNTFISEMIAQFRREAQQKTSSSTSEQQAAKPREVPCDVCIGPRQKALTSCLVCQTSYCQTHLEPHLTVKGLKRHQLIDAVENLEGRMCMKHDKLLELFCKTDHTCVCMLCPVLDHKNHEFVPLKEEYEGKKAELKKTEAEIQHMIQKRRLKIQEIKDSVKMSKDAADREKAEGVQVFVVLKESVEQRMKELIKEIEDKQEATEKQAEGLIKDLEQEISELMKRSSEVEQLAHSEDHLHLLLSFSSLKAASPTKDWTEVRVRPPSYEGTVGRAVDQLEETIRKLMKKKLCEGVQLKKVQQYAVDVTLDPDTANSWLILSNDGKQVYCGDERKKFPDNPERFSDSPCVLGEQSFSSGRFYFEVQVKGKTDWTLGVARESINRKGKIPLRPQDGFWTVWLRNRNKYSACASPPVPLCLQPGPEKVGVFVDYEEGLVSFYDVGAAALIYSFTGCSFTHKLHPYFCPCHNDGGKNSAPLIICPVNQTESVND, translated from the coding sequence ATGTCTGCCGCCAGCAATCTGCGATCTGAAGATCAGTTTCTGTGCCCCATCTGTCTGGATGTGTTCACTGATCCAGTCACTACATCATGTGGACACAATTTCTGCAAAAACTGCATCAGTCAGCACTGGGACATCAGTGTCATGTATCAGTGTCCCATGTGTAAAGAGACTTTCAACACCAGACCTCAGCTGAGGGTTAACACCTTCATCTCTGAGATGATTGCTCAGTTCAGACGTGAAGCTCAGCAGAAAACCAGCAGCAGCACCTCAGAGCAACAAGCTGCCAAACCAAGAGAAGTTCCCTGTGACGTCTGCATTGGACCCAGACAGAAGGCCTTGACATCCTGCCTGGTGTGTCAGACCTCCTACTGTCAGACTCACCTGGAGCCTCATCTGACAGTGAAAGGTCTAAAAAGACATCAGCTGATTGATGCTGTGGAGAACCTGGAAGGCAGGATGTGTATGAAGCACGATAAACTGCTGGAGCTATTCTGTAAGACAGACCACACATGTGTCTGCATGCTCTGCCCTGTTTTAGACCACAAGAACCACGAGTTTGTTCCTCTGAAAGAAGAGTATGAAGgaaagaaggcagagctgaagaagacAGAGGCTGAGATTCAGCACATGATCCAGAAGAGAAGACTGAAGATTCAGGAGATCAAAGACTCAGTGAAGATGAGTAaagatgctgcagacagagagaaagcagaAGGTGTTCAGGTCTTCGTTGTTCTGAAGGAGTCTGTTGAGCAACGCATGAAGGAGCTCATAAAGGAGAtcgaagacaaacaggaagCTACAGAGAAACAGGCTGAAGGTCTCATCAAAGATCTGGAACAGGAAATCTCTGAGCTAATGAAGAGAAGTTCTGAGGTGGAGCAGCTCGCCCACTCTGaagaccacctccacctcctcctaaGCTTCTCCTCCCTGAAAGCTGCTTCACCCACCAAGGACTGGACAGAGGTCAGAGTCCGTCCACCATCATATGAGGGGACTGTGGGGAGAGCTGTGGATCAGCTGGAGGAGACAATCAGGAAACTcatgaagaagaagctgtgtgaGGGTGTTCAGCTGAAGAAGGTCCAGCAGTATGCAGTGGATGTGACTCTGGATCCCGATACAGCAAATTCCTGGCTCATCCTGTCTAATGATGGAAAACAAGTGTACTGTGGGGATGAGCGAAAGAAATTTCCAGACAATCCAGAAAGATTTTCTGACAGTCCTTGTGTTTTAGGAGAGCAGAGTTTCTCTTCAGGCAGATTTTACTTTGAGGTTCAGGTTAAAGGAAAGACTGACTGGACTTTGGGAGTGGCCAGAGAGTCGATCAACAGGAAGGGAAAAATCCCACTGAGACCTCAGGATGGTTTCTGGACTGTGTGGCTGAGAAATCGAAATAAGTACAGTGCTTGTGCTTCCCCTCCAGTCCCCCTCTGCCTTCAGCCTGGTCCTGAGAAGGTGGGGGTGTTTGTGGATTATGAGGAGGGTCTGGTCTCCTTTTATGATGTaggtgctgcagctctgatctaCTCCTTTACTGGCTGCTCCTTCACTCACAAACTCCACCCATACTTCTGTCCTTGTCACAATGATGGTGGTAAAAACTCTGCACCACTGATCATCTGTCCTGTCAATCAAACTGAGTCGGTCAATGACTGA